A single region of the Lathamus discolor isolate bLatDis1 chromosome 13, bLatDis1.hap1, whole genome shotgun sequence genome encodes:
- the CHAD gene encoding chondroadherin: MYRPGFFLSVLLACLASIVQACPPSCHCHGGDLQHVICDNAGLKKIPKVPEQTRLLNLQKNNFPVLPTNGFRDMKKLVSLHLQSSRIKEISTGAFRGLKSLVYLYLTDNQISVIKPGAFDDLSELTYLYLDQNKIPDLPKGVLSPLVNLFILHLGSNKIQELKPGVFSGAKDLRWLYLSDNSLTNLLPGALEDVENLAVLHLDKNQLSSYPVNAMSKLRVLEELKLSHNPIEVIPDNAFQSFGRYLQTLHLDNMKLKKFADNAFTGVTVLKTAHVENNRLTQLPRNFPFDKLETLTLSRNAWHCNCQLAHLRKWLKGNRTRTEDTCSTPAQYRGQSIRDTPALRTCKLPTKRSKKGSRH, encoded by the exons ATGTACCGGCCAGGCTTCTTCCTCAGTGTCCTCCTGGCATGTCTCGCCTCCATCGTGCAGGCATGTCCCCCGAGCTGCCACTGCCACGGTGGGGACCTGCAGCACGTCATCTGCGACAACGCGGGGCTGAAGAAGATCCCCAAGGTGCCCGAGCAAACGCGGCTTCTCAACCTGCAGAAGAACAACTTCCCCGTCCTGCCGACCAACGGCTTCCGCGACATGAAGAAGCTGGTGTCCCTGCACCTCCAGAGTTCACGGATCAAGGAGATCTCAACCGGAGCATTCCGGGGGCTCAAGAGCCTGGTCTACCTCTACCTCACTGACAACCAGATCAGTGTCATTAAGCCAGGAGCCTTCGATGACCTCTCTGAGCTCACCTACCTGTACCTGGACCAGAACAAGATCCCAGACCTACCCAAAGGGGTCCTCTCCCCTCTTGTCAACCTCTTCATCCTGCACTTAGGCAGCAATAAGATCCAGGAGCTGAAACCAGGGGTCTTCAGTGGGGCTAAAGACCTGCGCTGGCTCTACCTCTCTGACAACTCCCTCACCAACCTCCTACCTGGGGCCCTGGAGGACGTGGAAAACCTCGCTGTCCTCCACCTGGACAAGAACCAGCTGAGCAGCTACCCTGTGAACGCAATGAGTAAGCTGAGAGTGCTGGAGGAACTGAAGCTTTCTCATAACCCAATTGAGGTCATCCCTGACAATGCCTTCCAGTCCTTCGGGCGATACCTGCAGACGCTCCACCTGGACAACATGAAACTGAAGAAG TTTGCAGACAACGCATTCACCGGCGTGACGGTGCTGAAGACGGCTCACGTGGAGAACAACCGGCTCACCCAGCTGCCCCGCAACTTCCCCTTCGACAAACTGGAGACGCTGACGCTGTCCCGCAACGCCTGGCACTGCAACTGCCAGCTCGCACATCTGCGCAA GTGGCTGAAGGGCAATCGCACCCGCACCGAGGATACCTGCTCTACACCCGCACAGTACCGGGGACAGTCCATCAGAGACACCCCAGCTCTCCGCACCTGCAAGCTCCCCACCAAGAGGTCCAAGAAGGGAAGCCGCCATTAA